AATAcgacaaaacaaaaacaaaatcgtTAAATACACCAAAATAATAACTCTCTATACCCGAAAATATGCAATGTACACATCTGCTACGGATTTAAAAAACAACATTACCTGAACAACATAAACCAAACCAACATATTACCTGTTTATTTTGTAGGTCATATCGAATAAAATAACATCTCCGAAATACTCACAGGCAGCCTTACTCCTTGCATCCGCCCAAAAAGCAATCTTAATTAACTGATCGACCTCGAGTTCAAGCtcgaaaaagaaattctgattcttcttttttatttttaataagtatTTTCTGAATTCTTTTGCATCTTCTAATTTTGAAACATTTCGCACTTTTCTCGTGATGTAATTTTTCACGTCTTTttcgataaaatttaactcatGGTAACCCCCCGCTGCTGTGATAAATGATTGGTATGTTTTGCTTGGCCTGCTTCCGGCTtcctcgttattctctattgtacgacgcatggacatgcttagttccatttgagcatctctgcttgATTTGCACAACAGGGATGTGACTGATGCAACATGACCTTCAAAATGATTCAAACACCAATATCCTTCAATACGTGTATATAAATTATTGCGGGATAATTTAATCCTGCTGAGAGGTTTGTCTTCTCGGTCAGAGATATTTTCAATTTCCATTTCCCCTCTTTGCTACATATAATCAATTagttcttaatttcatttttcttcttatttatgCTCCGAATTCTTTTAGAAAAACATGCAGCTTTTGAATAATCCTTGTAGAATTTTGTAGCATCTTCAAGCGTGTTAAAAATCATCCCAACCTTGGGAACAAACTACTCATCAAAAtcgcaaaaaaaaaactacaaaacACACCCAAAATAGTCCACAATACACCATATTAAAGCTAGCATAAACTATAGAATGCAACTACAACTATACaatcatcataaaaaataacaaaaatcagaTTCATGACTCATCATCAAACAGAAACTAAAACAATTCAACTAAAACAATAATACAATTCACTCTCGTTCAATTGAAAAAGTCAGAACCTGTAGATATAACGAAACTTTCCCacaatacacccaaatatttcTGATTTATAACCAAAGTCTGATATAAAATGCAACAGAGATTCATCAGAACTactacattacattcaattcaaagaatcaacaatgaacaacaattttCACAAGCAAGGTTCACAATATTATTCACCTCCacaatcataaactactaacaaaAACATTAACTGGAATTGAACCACACCACAGGCACTTCATTGGACTCAAAACAGAAATCCACTTCGCTGTAGTTCAGTTGACACTCTAAACTTGAATCATTCattatctttaaaataatttcagAGCTTGATTTCAAAAACGAACGTAGAAAACAAAGGAAATCGAGAAAAACGAAGAAAGAGAACGCAGAGAGAAATGCACGAAAATGACGAAAGAGAATGCATAGAGAAATGCACGAAAACGACAAAAGAGAATGCAGAGAGAAGGCACGAAACCACATAAATCCtttcaaaaaaaagttatatatttGTGCGTTGATTGAAAAATCTGTTAAATTAAGAGGCGCGTGAAATATACGTGCTAGAAGAGGCACGAGTGAGGTGAATTAGGATATATTGATTTGTATGGACTTGTATGCATAGTTGTTAGAACCGAACCGGTGATTGAACCGGTCAGGCTACTGGGTCACTGGGTCACTGGTTCAACTGGTGGGtcactggttgaaccggttAACCCAGTCCCACATAAGTAAAACGTATAAAATagctaaaaacttaaaaattaacagttaaaaaatatatctccAATAACATCATAATAAACATTAAGTCTCAAATCCTAAAAATAAGtagtaataagaaaataaacataaaatttagTACTATTAGTCTATTACATGAACAACTCAATTTAACACAATGAAAATAACAATTCATGGATTATATCCAAGGAGTAACTTCATAGTCTGGATATCTTTCTTCATTTGACAAATCTGGAGCTACATCCTGATTGGTTTCATTCTGATTTGCATTTTCCACAGAAGTATTATTAGCTTCACCATCATCTCGATCATCTTCCAGATTCAATTCATCTAGCATTTCAATAATGTTTCACAAATCATCTcaagataaaaaagaatataaaacaTCTTATAAAGCATGCCAAAATCATAGTTGatcataatttataaataaattaaagaaaagcatACCTAAATCATTTAAAGGTGATTGAAGAGACATATTTGCAAGATCATTCCGTAAAGCATCAACTTCTTCAGGAGTTAAAAATGGTGGTGAATCTTCCATTATCCATTCCGAATGGTCCTCAAATGCATCAAGACAAATTGGATCATAACTTTGCTTTCTCATTCGGTTTCTATATTATCAATTAACTTGATTATTCTTATTatgactaaaaatttaaaataatgccttcaagaaagaataataaaaagtacCTTTGTTGTAGCCTTAAGTTGTAATGAACATAAACAAGATCATTAAGCTTTTGATGCTTTAACCGATTCCTTTTCTTTGAGTGAATGTGTTCGAAAATGCTCCAGTTACGCTCACAACCTGAAGAACTACAAGTTTGACTCAAAACACGAATTGCTAACTTTTGCAGGTTTGGTGCTCCACATCCATAAGATTCCCACCATTGATCttaacataaaaagaaaataatcacaatcataaaaatcaaatattaaacatatcacaatcataaaaaactaattttaataaaaatttaccaGGCATCACTGTGCTTCGCTCACGTATTGCAGACTGTCTCCCAAAGTCTCCTTCAGCATTCTTAAAGATTCTCTTCTCACTTGTCAATTTAGTATTCAAATTAGCATCACCATTCAAATCAGCATCACCGTAAGCAtatttctcaatcacatctagTAGACCAGAAATTGTTTCTTTGTGCTTGTCAAATTCTGCAGAATTAAATCGAAAAGCTGGATTTAACCAATAACCAGCAGCATGAAGGTTTCTTTTAAGTTGTAAATCCCAACGTGAATCTAAATCTTCAAATAAGGTTCAACAACcctatttcttttttaaaacctCTTCACCATGTCTTCCCTAGCCTTATACATAGCTTGATAAAGGAAACCCATTGCAGCTCTATCTTCATTATCCACAATACGCAATACATGAACAAGTGGCTCCGTAAGCTTAACAATATCAGTGCATTGATTCCAAAATTTAGAATCTAAGACTTGATCCACAAACTTTTTTGCTTTGGCTTCTTTAGAGTAAGCTGAACTTGTCCATTCTCTAGATGTCACCATAGCTCTCAATGCATCCTTTTGAGCCAAAATACTTTGCAAAGCAATGAAATTAGTGGCGAATCGAGTTGGAGCTGGACGAAGTATTTCTCGGCCGCCTGTGAACTGTCTCATCAAGTACAAAGGATGGCAGTGATTATAGATATACTTCGTAATTATTGAAACTTGTGACACAGTTTCAGTCACTTCCACAAACTTCCCAATATCCTGCAACATTAGATTAATACAATGTGCTGCACAAGGAGACCAATACAATCTAGGAAACTCCGATTCTAACAACCTTCCAGCAACAACGTAATTTGCAACATTATCCATCACTACATGTACAACATTCTCAGGACCAACAAATAACACAACATCCCTAAGCAACTTAAATAAAGCCTCAGCAGTTTTTGAGATATGAGAAGCATCAACTGACTTTAGGAAAACAGTTCCTTTAGGGCAATAAAccaagaaattaattaaagtaCACCTACAACGATCAGTCCATCCATCATCCATGATAGTACATCCAGTTTGTTTCCAAATCACATGATAACCTTCAATCATCTTCTTTACATCTTCAACCAATTTACTCAACAAATATCCACGAACTCTTTGGTAATTTGGCCCTTTATACCCTGCACCCATGTTTGCAATAGCATCGATCATCGGTTGATAATAAGTTGAATTAACCGCATTGAATGGCACAGAGGCATCCATTATCCATCTTGCAATAGCAATATCACACTTCTCCACAATTTCTTTGCTTTAGAGAACACTTTTAATACTTGGTTGAGCTCTAGGTGTTGCTGCCGGGGAAAAAGGATTGTAATCCCTTGAGTTGTTTTCCAACTCCCTTTCTGGAGCTAGGTGTTGGAATTCTTGATGCTTGTTATTGTCGCATCTCATTATGTTCAATCTCATCAAATTCCCTTTTAACGTCATCACAAGCACCATAACTTTTTGCATATTCTTCTtgagttttccttttcttggttCGAAGATCTTCAATGTTTTGATTGAATTAGTGTCTCACCACACCTGGCACCTTTCGACATGCCTCAATATCTCCGCCTTTTCCAGCCAAATGATGCTTAACCCGGTTAATTCTTCCACCCCTAATAAGCTTCTCGCAATAAATACATACCAGAGCAGTTTTCTTTATCCAAAACTTGTTTACAATGACCCCATGCAGGATCAGTTTTTCCTCTGTTACTATTTTTTTGGGTTCCAATTGTTAGATCAGGAGTTGATCCTTGTTCCTGAGAAGTTGGTGTTTCTGATGGTGTATTCGATGAAGCCATCCTAAATTCCTAATCAACCAGGATCTAGGACTAAATGACTAATCTCCAAGAATAATACACAATAATTCACTAAGGCACTAACTACTAAGAATAATATACAACAGTAACCAACAATGGATAATCAAGTAATCAACAAATGAACAAACTgaatagaaacaaaaatatatcaaGAAACAAGACAGATCAAACAGAAAAACATGTGGTCTTGTTCATGTTCTCATTTGTCCGCATACAAAAATCAAACAGATATCAAAGTATCAAACATATGTGAACAACCAACAATCTAAATTCTAACAGACATCAAACAGAAACCAACATACATAATCAATctacaataataaattaacttcaaaaatttaaaaaattaaaaatacttacCTGGACTGGACGGCTGGACCCTGGACCTGAGGGATTGAACGACGAGCAGAGAAGAGGGCGACCGAAACGACGAGCAGAGAAGAGCACAGAAGAGCAGAGAAGAGCGACGAGCAGTAGGCAACGATAGACCGTGGACGTGCTTCTGCCTTCTTGGCGGTGGTGAGTGGTGCACTGCTCTGGATATGGTGGTGAGGTGAGTGCCGCGCTGGTTGAAGCTGAACGGGGCGACGAGGTGGCTGAGTGAGTGGCGCACCTCTTTATCTCTCAGCTCTCAGCTCTCATGGAGTCATGGTGCATGGTGATGGTGGTCTCTCAAACCGTTTGGGAATGGGAAGGGAAAGTGGGAAATAGGGGATGGAGGCTGGGGTTACAGGCGCGTTTCAGCAGCAGCttaagcttttgttttttttttaataaagaaacgACGTCGTTGCCAGCACAGAAAAAAAATTCGAACCGGTCCGGGTTAAACAAAATCCGCCGGTTCACCGGTTCTGATCAAACCCGACTGGTTCAGTACGGGTCTTTCCAGTTCGACTCCTTGTCCAGTTAGATGCCTCATCCGGACTGGTTATAGCACCGATTCACCGGTTTTTCGGTCCGACTAGCCGGGTCGGTCCGAATCTGACAACACTGCTTATATGGGAAAACGTTCATATGtggaaaataattaattagttattaatgtaTCACATAAATATGTTTTAAAGAGGGATTATTGACAAAAGAACTAACCAATtccataaaattaaatattaaagtccgatttttttcgaaaacatcgATACTCTGGTATTATCCTACtcccataattttaaaaaacaccaTAAAATCTAATAATTGAGTATTACACCAACATTTTTTCAATATACAAAAAACTAAAGTGGAGGTATTCAtccttgcaaaaaaaaaaaaaaagaaaaaccctaatttcctaCCCCCGTAAACCTCGGCGCCCCCACACCATAAAAAACCTCACTCACTCATCACTCACTCATGACGCACGGACTTCCCTCCTCCCTACCTCACTCACCGCGCCGGTCACCTCCAACAGAACGGCAGCCAACGGAGGTCGCCTCTCCTTCCTCCGCGCCGACAGTCTCCGCTCTCCTTCCTCCGTCTTGGCTCCTCCGTGCTGTGTGCTTCGCCCGTCTCTGCATCCTCTGATTGCGTCGTCTGTCTCCGCTCCGCTGCAGGTTGTGCTCGTGCTTCCCCTCCGCTTCAGGCTGAAGCTCCGAAGCTGCTCCGTCGCTTactctgcttctgcttctgtaggtgagtttttattttttatttttttcagttattatttattaattgtttatGCTTagttttttcagttttaatttagGTTTAGATTTGTTTATGTTAAGTTGATGCTAATTAGATAAATTAATGATTAGTTTTACTGATTAGACAATAGGTTCTGTGACGTAACTGGGAATATGTTCAGCTAATTGGGTTAGATGATCagttatactatttttttttaatagtattttGAAGGGTTTTACATTTCTAGTTGTTGCTACTTGCTAGGGTTTAAGCTTTCAAGAACTTTGCACCTTTCTCAATCTCCACTCGTCAACCATGTGGGCTCTTCGTCGAGCTTCCATTCGTCTTAGTCTCAGGTAAATAACACTCTTTACCTTCTCCCTCGTTGCCCTTTCCATTATTCTCTACTCTCGATGGAAAAAGTGAAGTATTTCCCCATCTTTTTTCGTAACTAAATGTTGAGCTTTGAATCGAGgttttgtttcttaattttcctttttattgcAAAATGAGTGCGTCTTAAATTCGTAGCAAAAGTTTACATGTTTAGTGCTGTAATACATTTCATGCAACTAGACCTTGtaactttgtttattttgatGCTAATTTCATATATTAACAGATTTAGAAATGTATGGTTCGAACATGAATAATCTATGACATAGTACTATGAAGATATTTGACTACTATTGTCGATGCTACCCGGTGGGTAGGACTtggattttgtttttgatttgcCTCTTCCTCTTTTTGAGCAAGCTGTAGAGATGAGAACTTGACAGCTTGTTATGTGACTGTAGGAGGAAGAAACAATGGGTGACATAATATTGACAATTTATGTTATTTAAGTTgaagtaaaatttaattttaatgtaaacTAAGGGGGTGCAAGAAAGAATTAATGTTAAACCGGGTTGCAATGTGCgcaattttattcatatattggGGGTTGTAGTTTCCATTAGGCTAGTATTTAGGGGATGAGTTTATATATTTGTAGATTGTCTATAACATGAAGACTTGGTTTCCTACATAACATGGTGCATGATTCTGTTGCTTGAACCAGCAACAAAACATTGAATTATCATTTATTATATAGAAAGGTTGTGTTGGTTTATTTTAGCTTCACATTTTGCCTTTGGTCATGCTCTAGTCCCTATAAGAGTTTGCAGTCACTTTTTAATGTGCACTGTTTGCAGGAGCCAAGGATTTAGTCTAGGAGCATCTACTGCTATCAAGCTAATGCCAGCTGCTGTGGAAGATGGGGCTGGTATCAGTGGATCTTTTCAAATAACACGAAGCAAAGTTCTGTCAACAATGACATGTTATCATGCAGGTCATTCTTCCCCCAAATTTACTATGAGCAGACGTGAACTTTCGTCACAAGCTGATGCAAATAGTACGAACAATGACGATGATTTGGATGAAGCGCTGTCGTATGAGCTGCAGACACAAGGGATTAATGATGAAGTTGAGACTGACTTCGGCGATGATGATGAGGATTTTAAGAAATCACACGATGAGATGGAGTTATCTGACATTGAGATTGATCCAAAAAAATCACCACGTAGTAAGCGTCTGTCAAAAATATTCACGGCGATTATTAAAGCTCCAGGATTGTCTGTTCGTTCGGCTTTGGATAAGTGGATTGAAGAAGGGAAAGACATTAGTAGACAAGAAATCTCACTGGCCTTGGTTAATCTCCGGAGGCGTAAAATGTATGGGAGGGCTTTGCAGGTAAATTGATCAAAGTTAATAGTATTCTACTCTTACAATTAATCCGATTCATTTTATTTGTGAACTCATGCTGATTAAGTAGAGTATTAGACATTGCTTTACTTTTATGGatgtttgatatttgaatttttcCAGCCTGTTTGTGATATAATTAATAGCGGAAATCTCTCTCTCAGCATCTCTCCCGTTTAGCAGTTTCCTGCTTGAAAATGTTTCCTATTCCTGCAGTGGATTGATACTCGGGGCCAATATCCAATTACTTATattgtaaatttaatttagtttgctAGATTAAGTTTGAACAACCTGGACATTGAATTTTGGACTCACCTTAATGGTCATCTAGTGCTCTTTCAGCCTTTATGGCTTCTCTATAAGAGGGATTATATTGTTGCTCTTCTTTTGTCTTTTTACCATAGTCACTGGTATAATTTGTTGGGGCATATTTTTGGATATCTTTTTCCTCattgattttaataattgtCTTTATGAAATTTTCATTATTCTATGAAATCTTTATCacctcaaaagaaaaaaaatatatatgcatttttttgtgtttaagGACTATATATTTTCCATGTAAAGAAAAGAGGACTATATATTTCCTTTTTTGCTGATTGACATGTTTTGCCTTGTTTGAGCTTCTCGCTTATgatattatcttattttaattgtgAATCTGTTGTACTTTTTTTGTTGGTATTGTAGCTCTTCGAGTGGCTTGAGTTAAACAAGAAGCTTGAATTCTTAGAGCAGGATTATGCTTCTCGACTTGATTTGATTGCTAAATTACGTGGTCTGCCAATGGCAGAGAAATTTATTGACAGTGTTCCAAAGTCTTTCAGAAGGGAGTTGTTATACCGAACTTTACTTGCTAATTATGTTAGTCAGAACAAGTTGAATAAGGCTGAGGCAACATTCAATAGAATGAAGGACTTGGATCTACCTCGTACAACATTTGCTTGTAACCAAATGCTTCTTTTGTATAAGAGGGTtgacaagaagaagatagcagATGTGTTATTGTTGATGGAAAATGAGAATGTCAAACCTTCTACGCTTACCTATAAAATTTTGATAGACACAAAAGGGTCCAATGATATTGCTGGGATGGAGGAAATTGTGGAGACAATGAAGACAGAAGGCATTGAACCAGACTTGCAAACACAAGCAGCCTTGGCTAGACATTACATCTCTGCTGGGCTTAATGAAAGAGCCGAAGCTATATTGAAGGAGATGGAAGGTGAAAACGTGAAAAAGAAACAATGGGTTTGCCCTACTTTGCTCTGCCTTTATGCAAAGTTGGGAAAGGCTGACGAAGTAGAGAGAATTTGGAAGGTCTGTGAATCTAGCCCTCGAATTGAGGACTGCACGAGTGCAGTTGAAGCATGGGGAGCATTAAACAAAATTGATAAAGCAGAGGAAATTTTTGAGTTTATGTCGAAGAAATGGAAACTCTCTTCTGGTAACTATAATGTACTCCTGAAGGTTTATCTTAATCATAATATGCTATTGAAGGGTAAAGATCTTGTTAAGCGAATGTTAGATAGCGGCTGCAAAGTTAACCTATTGACATACAATGCTCTTGTCAAACTTCATGTCCAAGCTGGGGAAGTAGAAAAGGCAAACACTCTCTTGCAGACCGCAATCCAGCAGAACCGAAACAAGCCATTGTTTGATACTTTCATGGCTATTATGGAAGAGTATGCGAAGAGCGGCGACATTCATAATGCAGAAAAGATTTTCTACCAAATGAGGAAAGCTGGCTACATTTCTCGATTCACTCAGTATCAAGTTCTAATCCAAGCGTACATAAATGCCAAGCAGCCAGCATATGGAATCAGTGAGCGGATGAAAGCCGATAACATATTTCCAAACAAAGCTATGTCTAAGCAATTAGTTCAAATGAACCCATTTGAGAAAACTGCAGTTTTGGCATTGCTTGATTAATGACAATAGCCATGAGAGGGTTGCTTCTGTACTTCAACATGAAACTAATTATTTAGTTATATAGGTTCAGGATCCTAGAGTTTAAGTGAATTTGCAAATTTAAGGTCGGCTAAAATCTTATCATATGCATTAGTCCAAATGCAAATGGAGTTCTTGAGATGGTCCTTATTAAAAATACTGAGTCAATTTGTTTTCTGGAACTAATTTGTAAGCTGGTGAAGGATATTTGAGGGGTGGGGACTATGTTGGGAGTTTCTATTTCTCAAAAGTTATATCTGATGCTGATTTatcaaatttattctttttctaattgaattaatagtcaaaatcgtcTTTGAAAGATACCTCGATCTTCATTTTCGTcctcaaaagataaaattaatcgaATTCGTTTCCGAAAGATACTTAATATGATCACGTTCGTCCTTCCGTCATTTTCTTCACTGAGTTGGCAAACGTTTGCTGACGTGTGTCGTTAACTGCCAGTGTGATAGACGACATGTTGTACTTTGTTGCTAACAAGATAAGTCTTTTATATTAAGACAAATTAGTCTTTGAATAGATAAACCCTAATcccattttcaattttcaacccattcttttttcttctccaaCGGCTTATACCAATTTTCAAACCTCATAACCTCCTTCTCTTTTCCCATTCCCTCCATTCTCCCACTACTATGTGACCCGATTAGAATCCCAATTCTAATCTTATCTCCATTCCCATCGTTTTTGGGTTCTCCCTTTCTCTTGTtgcaatcaaagaaatcaaGAGGGATCACAGTGAAGCTGGCTCTAGCTATGGCCAACAAggtagcagcagcagcagcgtAGCCAAAGGTGAATGCTCGTCAATGTCGAGCGGGAAGGCCAAGATGTAGGAAGAAGACCACGACCCAAGCTCTGGTGGCGGCGGCATGGACGAGCTCCTCGCTGCTCTTGGTTACAAGGTTCGCAACTCAGCAAGGTAGTAGCAGCAACAGTGTGGCCAAAGGCGAATGCTCGTCAATGTGGAGTGGGAAGGCCAAGATGTGGGAGGAAGACCACGACCCAAGCTCCGGCGGCGGCGGCATGGACGAGCTCCTCGCTGCTCTTGGTTACAAGGTTCACAACTCATATATGGCGGGCGTGGCCCAGAAGCTGGAGACTAAACGACGACGTTTCAACTGTAGGAGAGCATTGTATCAAAACTGCGTCATTTTGATTGTATGCCACGCTGGCAGTTAACGACACATGTGAGTGAACGTTTGCCAACTCAGCAAAGGAGATGACGGAAGGACGAACGTGACTCGGTTGAACATTTTTCGGGGATAAATtcgattaattttatttttcgggAATGAAAATGGAGATGGAGGTATCTTTTAGGgacgattttgactattaactcatTTCTAATTTGTATGCACGGATACGGGAGCGAATATATACGAAAACACCATAAATTTATGCTACGATGCAACGACACAGATATGTTGGCGGAacacaacatatatataaaatataaaatatttttagataaattacaatgatattttaatatttttttaatattaaaataaaaattcttttaattatttttaatattttttaattatataaagtatttaaaatattttttgttttgataaataataatatatattatttttaaatttattttaagaatatatattaataataagatTGGACGCATTGATACGTGATAGTATTTAGGTGTATCTAAATGTGTccgaagaaatttttttattttttttattaaaacacggTTGGACAAAGCAGATATGTGTGTCAGACGAGTATCGCTTGGATACGACAACTCAGCAAAGTGTCCGTGTTTCATAAAATTTAAGTCATT
This sequence is a window from Arachis duranensis cultivar V14167 chromosome 2, aradu.V14167.gnm2.J7QH, whole genome shotgun sequence. Protein-coding genes within it:
- the LOC107474492 gene encoding pentatricopeptide repeat-containing protein At1g80270, mitochondrial; this translates as MWALRRASIRLSLRSQGFSLGASTAIKLMPAAVEDGAGISGSFQITRSKVLSTMTCYHAGHSSPKFTMSRRELSSQADANSTNNDDDLDEALSYELQTQGINDEVETDFGDDDEDFKKSHDEMELSDIEIDPKKSPRSKRLSKIFTAIIKAPGLSVRSALDKWIEEGKDISRQEISLALVNLRRRKMYGRALQLFEWLELNKKLEFLEQDYASRLDLIAKLRGLPMAEKFIDSVPKSFRRELLYRTLLANYVSQNKLNKAEATFNRMKDLDLPRTTFACNQMLLLYKRVDKKKIADVLLLMENENVKPSTLTYKILIDTKGSNDIAGMEEIVETMKTEGIEPDLQTQAALARHYISAGLNERAEAILKEMEGENVKKKQWVCPTLLCLYAKLGKADEVERIWKVCESSPRIEDCTSAVEAWGALNKIDKAEEIFEFMSKKWKLSSGNYNVLLKVYLNHNMLLKGKDLVKRMLDSGCKVNLLTYNALVKLHVQAGEVEKANTLLQTAIQQNRNKPLFDTFMAIMEEYAKSGDIHNAEKIFYQMRKAGYISRFTQYQVLIQAYINAKQPAYGISERMKADNIFPNKAMSKQLVQMNPFEKTAVLALLD